The Cryomorphaceae bacterium 1068 genome segment TAGGAATGTTTCCAAGAGATTCATTCGTCAAGTACTCCACGACATCGGTAATTCCTGGATTGTGAGCAAAGAGAATAATGGAGCCGTAACTGTTGTCTGTTTCTGAAATAGAATGCAAAAAGTCTCGAACAGAAGGGAGATATAGCCTGTCTACTTCGACGATGTTTTCCAAATCATAACCAAATTCCTTTGACATGATTCGCGCCGTGCTAATGGCTCGATTGGCAGGACTACTGACGAAGAGTTCTATGTTTTCTTCTCGAACTGTCAGACGTTTGCCCATTTTTGGTGCATCGCGTAAACCGCGAGTATTTAAAGGACGATCATAATCACTAAGTCCCTCATTGGACCAGTCGGACT includes the following:
- a CDS encoding histidine phosphatase family protein, which gives rise to MKTIYFNRHAKSDWSNEGLSDYDRPLNTRGLRDAPKMGKRLTVREENIELFVSSPANRAISTARIMSKEFGYDLENIVEVDRLYLPSVRDFLHSISETDNSYGSIILFAHNPGITDVVEYLTNESLGNIPTCGIAKVEFSNADSWEEISKGTGQLVFFDYPKKEF